In Arachis hypogaea cultivar Tifrunner chromosome 17, arahy.Tifrunner.gnm2.J5K5, whole genome shotgun sequence, a single window of DNA contains:
- the LOC112764160 gene encoding mediator of RNA polymerase II transcription subunit 30 yields MEEQSVVNGIVSGSSSSRTTQELAMEGQKYLEETIEYAFQILSSMNDELCNPVLWSIASPSAASSASPLHHNNGPSSHSSNGGAGDAASDNSNHHAESGAVGGGAGAGGALEEARFRYKNAIASLRNVLEAIPNSQKAKSFDTGSTDSPMELDDMEIEKLEERASSLRKELANKNMHLKILIDQLRDLLSDISTWQSPYST; encoded by the exons ATGGAAGAGCAATCAGTAGTAAACGGCATCGTTTCAGGTTCAAGCAGTTCCAGAACGACACAGGAGCTTGCAATGGAAGGCCAGAAGTACCTCGAAGAAACCATAGAGTACGCTTTTCAGATCCTATCTTCCATGAACGACGAGCTCTGCAACCCCGTTTTGTGGTCCATTGCTTCTCCGTCTGCAGCTTCCTCAGCTTCCCCGCTTCACCATAACAACGGTCCTTCTTCTCACTCTTCCAACGGTGGCGCCGGAGATGCTGCCTCCGATAACTCCAACCACCATGCTGAGAGTGGTGCCGTTGGTGGAGGAGCTGGTGCTGGTGGCGCACTCGAAGAGGCAAGGTTTCGCTATAAGAACGCTATTGCTTCTCTTCGAAACGTTCTCGAAGCAATTCCCAATTCTCAAAAg GCAAAATCATTTGACACTGGTTCAACTGATAGTCCAATGGAATTGGATGATATGGAAATTGAGAAATTGGAGGAGCGAGCCTCTTCTCTAAGAAAG GAGCTTGCCAACAAGAACATGCACCTAAAGATACTCATTGATCAACTGCGTGATCTTCTCTCTGATATATCAACGTGGCAAAGTCCTTATTCAACCTGA